From Mustelus asterias chromosome 5, sMusAst1.hap1.1, whole genome shotgun sequence, a single genomic window includes:
- the tdrd15 gene encoding tudor domain-containing protein 15: MCSTFIPPVHILHLDLNITHVECCPEKILVRFWGRYNDVCELDYHILHNEVQNAAKTRANIAIGEFCFAEDLYNAGWHRGRVIRKDEESYEVFLIDVGITLTVDSRHIATAKENLFQLPPKVVCGIFANIVPVKGTWSPAAVKYFSSLLTFKIKGYIEDILMDQIMLVDVPNINQKLFELGLAKILDGSTFHFVLEISEDLLGCPGYENPKTRYINKCCRKPVLDKPIILSPSFQRILDVLSPSLQTGVTETVKITSASGLHNFYCQLKRLASELEAMSRDLHCYYENEGKELNDEPVDNFGALCAAKGKDGKWYRGVVKKLLTSGQIEIWFMDYGRTEIVFPDHIKKLMPNFFMMPLMSFPCALTGLSNQTEQWIRLQTQIIKESLFEETLTICIDSYSCEEHLYYVTLYKQKNINIHQMTGMLAEANPEIECCPKEENKDINGQFGKFPETKMTATGKCNSMHHGLGSVGMKINASYVGFVEYVINPSDFWIRTSEHNDKFECLMINITNHYSNVGINEELLQEPIPGLFCCARYSKDLHYYRAIITEVFDNQLRVFFVDFGNAEVVEFSAVKCLLPEYTNLPALAMNCSLAHIFPIEEVWTKDATNFFKKMVFNKQLFIEVVSRQGSKYMIDMKDMECREQSTIGILMLQAGYADFWNVQSDSTLLQQGCMLKSLGAGATKSTTSETRLCTDKNSVLKNSCGIPASNILAPTALFPAGTMNNNFSCVHLTMPTWIKESKIASPYRQQVFKLGSVLDVRVSHVNSPAEFWCQLQSNTDQLQLLMRNLQLYYSTPRDAFQLGHIGCVARRSQDGRWYRASVIQRNFRKEEVTILFVDYGMQQKIALKNLCAINPEFLQLEGQAFRCTLNSIIQSVNYDPSVWDKISCNTFKQFIDNSLISGECLKCTIFAMALMDRKGLCNVVDLHTPFMNVCQLLLDMGLATCVESPCSFSPSVQLYTPYYSAHGIKVGSEETVYVTHVSNLSKFYCQLDKNTLILDTLKTEVDIVSKQMQGQRLDLDKTSMCLARYFEDGQWYRAIARSVYSPEHFKVFFIDYGNTEIVDKNDVVPIPEDAKDLILIPMQAVKCCLSLSLPKPSDERIALFKQTVMGKPLTAFVEAKESDGHLILELYDESVKISAQITEQDMHHYQRDVLCLDETTQQNSNSLHPAKNVSSAEQMVSGQPGYLAQLIKETNRLIRSYIGHKNKDQNYSLKKENTPCKTGKRYKNKRSKHCLHEIIPKFTAQLAKLKTTCNGKESGETNQAGKVTFQQGKTKMASHHVINPKETLPSTILCHLVQNVPATHKAIEMICRSGKHCQSKRLLQNLIDLPQAKLVTRLKFEKYTGCGNSSSDSFIELVHNEHRIPELVKKVSGAAFAETKLKDFQSKQGSDDMDVSVENDALISTTVKEIKLNPLCIKLIDLANMPDLTTSETGLLKKFFKPKLQGTQSDGLWCSQVVPHFTNELTREYIICEFVQQSSQFWKVHLSHCTQSSADKFLTEMATSMSSNQKALSKASEKEIFISELALSLQDLRNAPEKISIEDQHNCTKIMSYVQQYKVNKEYVFQIGKKLLEKLMCSRRIAWLVKAVTLNVSNNGNFGIKLNASTEELFPLTMAVEGVKRENVSSSNAIKRRKCQSQQFSEQDKSIIKLLYLEDKRVLLVEFYSADILLQWLKVSNDSILNFIEQVLMCPRNTIENVKLLLKQYLISSPLFELNDQKFIELLRKLDSGFWEVAISQDATSLAEKYQAMVQKNDTIIISQNCSPDLDGSINKIAFAETDVKPCLESSKMLLSVDNNMISLNPILCGPIETRIEYTGFATSVIDPSEFYIQLEDTFEIMETLSSLLAQLSDDFHPLPQALLNPGVSCLTKLGTDEQWSRVEIYEVSEQFVLVRAVDYGHYIFVPSSDLSRLRELPQELAEVPRLTNQCSLSNVVPSVGHNWTDEAIIFFQKCLSEQSLTVFFRQHTPELLWEVDLIVNSKSVAEDLHAAGHAAFLKETGSSFTEDSVSSSEESFQVLTEPIFQQQIDKSNDELPVVLRNEEPVVEKFDSNYSIKPHCPSTRLSLVGLAVSIPER, encoded by the coding sequence ATGTGTTCAACTTTTATTCCACCTGTTCACATCTTACACCTTGACCTGAATATAACCCATGTAGAATGTTGTCCAGAAAAAATATTAGTACGTTTCTGGGGTCGGTACAACGACGTGTGTGAATTGGACTATCACATATTGCACAATGAAGTGCAGAATGCAGCAAAGACTCGTGCCAACATTGCAATTGGTGAGTTTTGTTTTGCAGAGGACCTTTACAATGCAGGATGGCATCGAGGAAGGGTAATAAGAAAAGATGAAGAATCATACGAAGTATTTCTCATAGATGTTGGTATAACATTGACAGTTGATTCTAGGCACATCGCTACTGCCAAGGAGAATTTATTTCAATTGCCACCAAAAGTAGTATGTGGCATATTTGCCAATATAGTGCCAGTAAAAGGAACATGGTCCCCAGCAGCAGTTAAATATTTTTCATCACTGTTAACTTTTAAAATCAAAGGTTACATTGAAGACATCTTAATGGACCAAATTATGTTGGTGGATGTCCCCAATATTAACCAAAAGCTCTTTGAACTTGGTTTAGCAAAAATCCTTGATGGCAGTACTTTCCATTTTGTACTGGAAATTTCagaagatttacttggatgtccTGGTTATGAAAATCCTAAAACCCGGTACATAAATAAATGCTGCAGGAAGCCTGTGCTTGATAAACCAATTATATTATCTCCTAGTTTCCAACGTATCCTGGATGTTTTGAGTCCCAGTTTGCAAACCGGTGTTACAGAGACAGTGAAAATAACATCTGCTTCAGGTCTTCATAACTTCTACTGTCAATTGAAAAGGCTAGCTTCAGAGCTCGAAGCAATGTCCAGAGACTTGCATTGTTACTATGAAAATGAAGGAAAAGAATTAAATGATGAACCTGTTGACAATTTTGGTGCACTTTGTGCTGCAAAAGGTAAAGATGGAAAATGGTACAGAGGAGTTGTAAAGAAACTCTTAACCTCTGGCCAGATAGAAATTTGGTTCATGGATTATGGAAGGACTGAAATAGTATTTCCTGATCATATCAAAAAATTGATGCCAAACTTTTTTATGATGCCACTGATGTCATTTCCTTGTGCACTAACTGGCTTATCAAACCAAACAGAACAATGGATAAGATTGCAAACTCAAATTATTAAAGAATCTTTGTTTGAGGAAACATTGACTATTTGTATCGATTCCTACTCCTGTGAAGAGCACTTATACTATGTTACACTTTACAAGCAGAAGAACATTAATATCCATCAGATGACTGGAATGTTGGCAGAAGCAAATCCAGAGATTGAGTGTTGCCCAAAGGAGGAAAATAAGGATATCAATGGACAATTTGGAAAATTTCCAGAAACTAAGATGACAGCGACTGGGAAATGTAATTCAATGCATCATGGATTAGGATCTGTTGGGATGAAAATAAATGCTTCCTATGTTGGATTTGTTGAATATGTAATTAACCCATCTGACTTTTGGATTCGAACATCGGAACACAATGACAAATTTGAATGCTTAATGATCAACATTACAAACCACTACAGCAATGTTGGCATAAATGAAGAACTCCTTCAGGAACCAATACCTGGTCTGTTTTGCTGTGCTAGGTATAGCAAAGACCTACATTACTACAGAGCAATTATTACTGAAGTATTTGACAACCAACTAAGAGTGTTCTTCGTTGATTTTGGAAATGCTGAAGTTGTAGAATTTAGTGCTGTGAAATGCCTGCTTCCTGAGTATACAAATCTACCTGCTTTGGCTATGAATTGTTCTCTCGCTCATATTTTTCCAATTGAAGAAGTGTGGACTAAAGATGCCACTAATTTTTTCAAGAAAATGGTATTCAATAAACAGCTTTTTATTGAAGTAGTCTCAAGACAGGGCAGCAAATATATGATTGATATGAAAGATATGGAGTGCAGAGAGCAGTCAACTATTGGTATACTAATGCTTCAAGCTGGATATGCTGATTTTTGGAATGTACAGTCAGACAGTACATTGCTTCAACAGGGATGTATGCTGAAATCTTTGGGAGCTGGGGCAACCAAATCAACTACAAGTGAGACAAGGCTATGCACAGATAAAAACTCAGTGTTGAAAAATTCATGCGGCATTCCGGCGTCAAACATCTTGGCACCTACTGCTTTATTTCCAGCTGGTACAATGAATAATAACTTTTCATGTGTACATCTTACCATGCCAACTTGGATTAAAGAATCCAAAATAGCATCACCATATAGACAACAAGTGTTTAAACTTGGGTCTGTTCTCGATGTGAGAGTATCTCATGTAAATTCTCCAGCAGAATTTTGGTGCCAACTTCAAAGTAACACAGATCAACTTCAATTACTTATGAGGAATTTGCAGCTTTATTACAGTACTCCAAGGGATGCTTTTCAACTTGGACATATTGGGTGTGTTGCAAGGCGCTCTCAAGATGGTCGGTGGTATAGAGCATCAGTTATTCAAAGGAATTTTCGAAAAGAAGAGGTTACTATATTGTTTGTTGATTACGGTATGCAGCAAAAAATAGCTTTGAAAAATCTTTGTGCTATCAATCCAGAGTTTCTTCAACTCGAAGGACAGGCATTTAGATGCACTCTTAACAGCATAATTCAATCTGTCAACTATGATCCTTCTGTTTGGGATAAAATTTCCTGTAATACATTTAAGCAGTTCATTGACAATAGTTTAATttctggtgagtgtctgaaatgcACAATATTTGCCATGGCTCTGATGGATAGAAAGGGTTTGTGTAATGTGGTAGACCTTCATACGCCATTTATGAATGTATGCCAGTTACTTTTGGATATGGGACTAGCTACTTGTGTTGAATCACCATGTTCATTTAGTCCTTCAGTTCAACTATACACACCTTATTACAGTGCCCATGGTATAAAAGTTGGAAGTGAAGAAACCGTGTATGTAACTCATGTGTCTAATCTGTCAAAATTCTATTGTCAACTTGATAAAAACACTTTAATTTTGGATACACTTAAAACTGAAGTGGACATTGTTAGCAAACAAATGCAAGGGCAAAGATTAGACCTTGACAAAACCAGCATGTGTTTAGCCAGGTATTTTGAAGATGGTCAATGGTACCGTGCTATAGCACGTTCTGTGTATTCACCTGAACATTTTAAAGTGTTTTTCATAGACTATGGAAACACGGAGATAGTTGATAAAAATGACGTGGTTCCAATTCCTGAAGATGCAAAGGATCTGATTTTGATACCAATGCAAGCGGTGAAGTGCTGTTTATCTCTTAGTCTTCCAAAACCGTCAGATGAACGTATTGCCTTGTTCAAACAAACTGTAATGGGAAAACCTCTAACAGCCTTTGTGGAAGCAAAGGAGTCTGATGGTCATTTGATTCTTGAGCTTTATGATGAAAGTGTGAAAATCAGTGCTCAAATAACAGAACAAGACATGCACCATTATCAAAGAGACGTATTGTGCCTTGATGAAACAACACAGCAAAATAGCAATTCTCTCCATCCAGCAAAAAACGTTTCTTCTGCAGAACAAATGGTAAGTGGGCAACCTGGTTACTTAGCACAGTTGATCAAAGAAACAAATAGACTGATTCGTTCCTATATTGGACataaaaataaagaccagaactACAGCCTTAAAAAGGAAAATACACCATGCAAGACAGGAAAACGTTACAAAAATAAGCGCTCGAAGCATTGCCTGCATGAAATTATCCCTAAATTTACTGCACAGTTAGCAAAACTGAAAACAACATGTAACGGAAAGGAATCGGGTGAAACAAACCAGGCAGGCAAGGTAACATTCCAACAAGGGAAGACTAAGATGGCATCACATCATGTGATTAACCCCAAGGAGACATTGCCATCTACTATACTTTGTCACCTTGTGCAAAACGTGCCTGCAACACACAAGGCAATTGAAATGATTTGTAGATCTGGAAAACACTGTCAGAGCAAACGCCTTCTTCAAAATCTGATAGATCTGCCTCAAGCTAAACTGGTCACCAGATTAAAGTTTGAAAAATATACTGGATGTGGAAATAGTTCTTCAGACTCCTTCATAGAACTGGTACATAATGAGCACAGAATCCCAGAGCTTGTGAAAAAGGTGAGTGGCGCAGCATTTGCTGAAACTAAACTTAAGGATTTTCAGAGTAAACAAGGAAGTGATGATATGGATGTGTCTGTAGAAAATGATGCTTTGATTTCTACTACTGTAAAGGAAATCAAATTAAACCCGTTGTGCATAAAGTTAATTGATCTTGCCAACATGCCAGATTTGACTACTTCTGAAACAGGCCTGCTTAAGAAATTCTTCAAGCCAAAATTGCAGGGTACACAATCTGATGGACTGTGGTGTTCTCAAGTTGTTCCACATTTTACAAATGAACTAACTAGGGAATATATAATTTGTGAGTTTGTGCAACAGTCCAGTCAGTTTTGGAAGGTACATCTCAGTCATTGTACTCAATCCTCAGCTGACAAATTCTTAACTGAGATGGCAACCAGCATGTCAAGCAACCAGAAGGCACTCAGTAAAGCTTCAGAAAAAGAAATCTTTATTTCTGAGCTTGCTCTATCTTTACAGGACTTGAGAAATGCACCTGAGAAAATTAGCATTGAGGATCAACACAACTGTACAAAAATTATGTCTTATGTGCAACAGTATAAAGTCAACAAAGAATATGTATTTCAGATAGGTAAAAAATTACTTGAGAAGCTTATGTGTTCGAGAAGAATTGCTTGGCTCGTTAAAGCTGTCACTTTAAATGTGTCAAATAACGGCAACTTCGGTATTAAACTTAATGCAAGTACTGAGGAGTTGTTTCCTTTAACTATGGCTGTTGAAGgtgtaaaaagagaaaatgtgtcATCTTCGAATGCAATTAAAAGAAGGAAATGTCAGTCTCAACAATTTTCAGAGCAGGACAAATCCATAATCAAACTTCTTTACTTGGAAGATAAAAGGGTGCTGTTGGTGGAATTTTATAGTGCTGACATTTTATTACAATGGCTTAAAGTATCAAATGACAGCATTTTGAACTTTATTGAACAAGTCCTTATGTGTCCAAGGAATACCATTGAAAATGTTAAGCTGCTATTAAAACAATATCTAATATCATCTCCCTTGTTTGAATTAAATGATCAGAAATTTATTGAATTGCTTAGAAAATTGGATTCTGGATTTTGGGAGGTTGCGATTAGCCAAGATGCCACTTCTCTTGCTGAAAAATATCAAGCAATGGTCCAAAAAAATGACACGATTATCATTTCGCAAAATTGTTCACCTGATTTGGATGGAAGCATAAATAAAATTGCTTTTGCAGAAACTGATGTGAAACCATGTTTGGAGTCATCAAAAATGCTGCTTTCTGTTGATAACAACATGATATCATTGAATCCAATTTTGTGTGGCCCCATTGAAACTAGAATCGAGTACACTGGCTTTGCTACCTCTGTGATTGACCCTTCAGAATTCTACATTCAGCTTGAAGATACCTTCGAAATAATGGAAACACTGTCTTCACTCCTGGCTCAGCTATCAGATGATTTTCATCCTTTGCCTCAAGCCCTATTGAATCCTGGTGTAAGTTGCCTAACCAAGCTTGGCACAGATGAGCAGTGGTCTAGGGTGGAAATTTATGAAGTCTCTGAACAGTTTGTCCTTGTTAGAGCTGTTGATTATGGACATTATATTTTTGTGCCATCTTCAGATTTGAGCAGACTGAGAGAACTTCCTCAAGAACTTGCAGAAGTCCCACGCTTGACTAACCAGTGCAGTTTAAGCAATGTGGTGCCTTCAGTTGGACATAATTGGACAGATGAAGCCATCATTTTCTTTCAAAAATGCTTAAGTGAACAGAGTTTGACTGTATTTTTCAGGCAGCATACTCCTGAGTTGCTTTGGGAGGTAGATCTTATTGTAAATAGCAAGAGTGTTGCCGAAGATTTGCATGCTGCGGGGCATGCTgcttttctgaaagaaactggcAGTTCCTTTACGGAAGATTCTGTTAGCAGTTCTGAAGAGAGCTTTCAAGTACTGACTGAACCTATTTTCCAGCAACAAATTGACAAAAGCAATGATGAGCTTCCAGTGGTTTTACGAAATGAAGAGCCTGTCGTTGAGAAATTTGACTCCAATTATTCGATAAAAC